The window TTTCAGGGTTTTTAAACATAGCATTATTGTCAAGAGAATAAACGGTTTCTCTAAAGCTTTGTCCTATAAGGAGTTATGGTTTTTAACTGTTTTTCAGTATACGGTTATGCTAAGTATGCTTGGTTTTCAAGGCATTTTAAATACAGAAAAAATGGTGTCGCTTGTTGTTATAGCAACATTAGAAATTGTAATTAATTTAAACACTATTAATCATCTGGAAAATAAAAATATGGGGAATGTTATCAATGGCGAATAATAAAATTGTGAAAATTGATGGCCTGAATAAGAAGTTTAAGAGGAAAAATGTTTTTAGTGATTTTTCTTTATCTGTACCAGAAAAAGCAATTACCACTATATTTGGATCTAGTGGTAGCGGGAAATCGACATTGCTAAACATAGTCGGTTTGTTAGAAACTTATAATTCGGGAAACGTAGAGCTATTTGGACAAGAAACTCCGAAAATTAATAGTCGAAAAGCAATGCTTATTAGAAGAAATAAAATTGGTTATTTATTTCAAAATTTTGGCTTAATGGAAATCAATAACATCAAACAAAATTTGAACATTGGATTGCAGTATGAGAAATTGTCTGTCAAAGAAAAAAGAATTAAGATGGAGCAAGCATTAGAGCAAGTCGGGTTGAATAAGAAATTAAATGATCATATATATAATTTATCCGTTGGAGAACGACAAAGAGTGGCAATTGCACGAATATTGCTTAAACCAGCTGAACTTATCCTGGCAGATGAGCCAACTGGTTCTTTGGATCCGGACAACAGAGACTATATTATGAAAAAATTACTGCAGATAAAAGACAAAGGAAAGACAATCCTAGTTGTATCTCACGATTCCAAATTTAAGGAAATAAGTGATAATGTAGTGCAAATCTAATTTTTGACGAAATATTTATTCATATTCGCTGGCGACGAATTTGAGTTCTTGATTTTTTTCAATTTTTTTCGGGGCTTGCATTCAACCGATTCTTTTTTTGAGTGAGTTTGCTGATCTGGCCTTTTTTCCATTGTGCCATCGTCAGTTCTACTAAAAAAACTACAATGGCATCTTTACAAAAAGAAAGCAGATTATACATAGGAAGTTCATTACAGGAAGTTCATTACAAGAAGAAGGAGAACAGAAAATTAAACCAGATTTTCGTTTTTGTCAACGTTCAAATTTTTAATTAAAAAATTTCAATGTTTTCAATAAACGAAGTGTATAAATTAAGTTAACATATTTAAAGTTTATACTTCTAAAAAATATAACGAATCAGGAGGTTTGCCATGCAAAAGATTGAAGGTCACCACTTAATGGTTAAAACAGCAGATGGTATTCGATGGCACTTAGTTGAAGCTGGTGTAAGCAATAAACTTACGGTGCTACTGGTAGCTGGTTTTCCAGAAAGTGCTTATGCTTGGCGCCGTGTAATACCAATATTAGCTAAAAGATATCATGTATTTGCAATTGATTTACCTGGGCAGGGTTACTCAAGTGTCCCAGCAACTGGATTTGATACTAAAACTACTAGTGAGCGTATACAAAATCTTCTCTCAAAACTAAATATAGGGAAATATATATATGTTGGTCATGATGTAGGTTCATGGGTGGGATTTGCCTTCGCGCATTTGTTTACGAAAAATCTTCTTGGTGTAGCTTTAATAGATGGTAATATCCCAAGCGTCACTTTATCAAATGCTATTCCGCTTGATTCAGAAAGTTGGCGAAGCTGGCATTTTTTGTTTAATGCTCTTCCTGACTTGCCAGAAACGTTGTTGAAGGGAAACGAACGAGAATTGCTTGAATGGTTTTTCTCAAACAAGGCTGCAAACTAGAAAGAGTCATTTTCTAAAGAAGATGTAGACTAGTATGAAAAAAATTATACTATGCACGGGGTAATGCGTGGAATGTTGGGATATTATAGGGCCGTGCTGGAGGATATAAAGATCCACAAAAAATTTATTGAGCAAAAAATTAAAATACCAATCCTTGCAGTAAGTGGAGAATTAGGGTCTTCACGGGATTTAGCAGATAAACTCACATCTTTTTGCGAAAAACTTCATGGTGAAACTATTCCTAAATCCGGACACTATGTTCCTGAAGAGGAACCACAAGCTTTATGCAAATGCTTGTCAACTTTTATTGATAATATTAATCGATAAATTTGGCAAAGTAGTTGTGGTTCATAGTCTTGATTCCAGAAACATCGTTAGACATTACGACAATTTTTATGGAATTTATAATATTGATCTTTTCAACGGTTCCAGATAGTGATCACATAAAAAATAATCGTTTAGTTTTGTGATGTTAGCGGGTTATTAATCGCTATTAAATTCTGCCAATATTTGATATATTTCTAGTATGCCGAGTCTTGTTAATGCAGGGCTTTTTTATAAGAGATAAATTGGCAACCTTTTGTTGAAAAAATGTGTGACCGATATTTTATGACTAGACATATATGAGAGTCGATTTAGGTTCTGAAGTTTCTAAATTAATCTGTCCAGCCTCACAAATTTAGTCAAATTATCTTTCAAAATTTTTCATTTAAATCTTTTATTAAGCCACAAATCAATAAAGCAACATGTTTGTTGCTTTATTTTTTGCTTTGATAATCCCAAAATAAAAGTTGTTAAGGAGACCAGATGACATTAGGCAGTTCATTACAAGAAGCCAGAAAGCAAAAGAACTTTACTCAAGCTAATATTGCTAAAAAATTGTACGTCACTAGACAAACTGTTTCCAGATGGGAACAGAACAAAGTTCTACCCAATATTTATGTCTTGTATAAATTAAGCCGATTATACGAACTGTCTTTGGATCGGCTGGTCTCTGAAAGTGAAAAAAATGTTTCCGGAGGGAATCCCATGAAAAATAAAAAGAACAGTTTCAAGATCTTTAAGTTAATCTTATTTGATCTATTTCTCTTTTCTTGAGGAGGATTTTTCTTATTGATCTTTTCTTTGACGCTCTGGGCAATTATTATTTCTTTTATTTTGGCACCAATTGCATTGGTTATCGTTAATCTAACCGGTTGCCAACAATCCAGCTGGTTTCAAAGTGGGATTGGAGTTTGTTCTCTTTTGCTTGGAACACTCTTATATCATTTTGCTAAAATACTGGCAAAGAATTTTTTTGCCTTTATGCTTAATTATTTCAAGTACAACCAGAAAATTATTGAGTGATTAAAATACACTATTTAAACAAATTGTTTTTTAATTATACGAATTCTTGATTAGCAACCTACTTGATTAATCTCGTAGTCCGAATTATACCTATGCCTTACTTTAAATCTTTACCGTAAAAATACTATAACCAACAAAAAAGTCGAGTAGTTAGCTGTTGAAAAAAATATTCCCCATCTCCAGAATTAATTTTAAGTTGATTATTGCATTTGAAGCCATAGTTAATAAGCCATTTTAGTATTTGAGAAAAACATGTCATTTAAATAAAAGACTTCAGAATTAGTCCAGGAAATTGATTTGTTATAGACGCATATGTCGATTATTGTGTAAATCAATTTCATTTTCTAGAGTTTAGTTTGCATTTTGTTGTGAATTAAGGTAGCATAATCCATGGATTTGAGCGGGCGCCCAGTCAAGAAGTGAGTGTCAGACCGAATTTCTAAACCAATAGAAAAGAGGCAGAACAAATGGCAGATGAATTAACCAAGCCTAAGAAGTTGTTCAGCAGCACAGAAGGAAATGTGCAAGCACAAAAAAGTTTGAGTGAGGTCAACGGATCTATCGCGGTCCCACATAATGCCGGGTTCTGGCGTACCCTTAAGGCATACATGGGACCGGGGGTGCTGATCGCTGTTGGCTACATGGATCCCGGTAACTGGATCACCTCAATTGCAGGTGGTTCGCAGTTCCGTTACACTTTGCTGTCAGTGGTACTGATTTCTAGTCTGATTGCCATGCTGCTTCAAGCTATGGCGGCTAAGCTTGGCATTGTGACGGGTAAGGATCTGGCTCAACTAACGCGCGAGCATACCAGCAAAGGAGTTGGTATCATGCTTTGGGTGATTGCCGAACTGGCCATTATGGCCACTGATGTCGCGGAAATCATCGGCTCGGCAATCGCGATTCGGCTTTTGTTCGATATTCCGCTGATCGTTGGTATTGTAATCACGGCTTCGGATGTGTTGATTCTGCTGCTACTTATGAAACTCGGTTTTCATAAGATCGAAGGCATTGTGGCGACACTGGTAATGGTGATCTTGCTGGTGTTCGCCTATGAGGTGTTCCTGGCAAGCCCTAGTATCACTGGAATTTTAGAAGGCTACATTCCGGTGACCAGTATTTTGACCAAGAATTCAATGCTGTATTTAAGCCTTGGCATCGTTGGGGCCACGGTGATGCCGCATGATCTGTACTTGGGATCGTCCATCTCGCAAACACGCAAAGTTGATCGAGCCAAGCGTGAAGACGTTGCACAGGCAGTGCGCTTTTTAACCATTGATTCCAACACGCAGTTGTTTTTGGCCTTCATCGTTAACAGTTTGCTTCTGATTCTGGGTGCGGCGTTGTTCTATGGCACCTCGAGTTCCGTAGGGCGGTTTGTGGATCTGTTCAATGCCTTGAGCAACAAAGCCGTTGTCGGTGCTATTGCCAGTCCGGCCCTGTCGATGCTGTTTGCCGTTGCACTGCTTGCTTCGGGCCAAAGCTCTACGATCACTGGGACCTTGTCCGGCCAGATTATCATGGAAGGTTTCATTCACTTGAAGATGCCAATGTGGGCACAGCGTTTGCTAACGCGTCTTTTGTCAGTGACTCCGGTACTTCTGTTTGCCATCTATTACCGCGGCAATGAGGCGAAGATTGAAGACCTCTTGACTTTTTCCCAAGTATTCTTGAGTGTGGCGCTACCCTTTGCCATGATTCCGTTGGTGAAGTTCAGCAGCGACAAGCGGTTGATGGGCGAGTTTGCTAACAAGCCTTGGGTATGTATTACTGCCTGGACGGTCACGGTGGTTTTGATCATCTTGAATGTTTGGCTGATCCTTCAAACTCTTGGGCTGTTCTAGTACACGGAGGATTGCTCGGCTTGAGCTGATTCGCTTTATTCAGCATAATGAAAGTTGATTAGTTTTTAGCTATACTTAAATCGTTTTAGGAGGCGCAACAATGAGTGAAGAAGCCGATTCGCTACGCGAAAGATTGATAACAGTGGCCCGCACCCTGTTTGTTACCAAGGGTTACAATGCTACGACTACTCGTGAGATCAATGCGGTCGCAGGAACGGCTGGGGGCCTGCTTTATTACTATTTTCCGCATGGCAAACGCCAATTGCTGGATACCATAATCCGCGATGGTGTAGCTGGTCGTATGGCCAAGGTGCAGATTCAGTTGAATCAGGCAAGTGATGTTTCAGGTATTGAGGCTGCCTTGATGAAGACTTTTGATCAGATTTGGATCGTCTTTAGCGCCGAAGCCAGTTATCAGTCTTTTATTATCACGATTCGCGAGCGTGCTCTGCTCTCGGCCGAGCAATCTGGCTGGCTTGCCAAGCTGCTAAACAAAATTGTTGTTCAGTTGACAAACGAGTTGGCGACAGTGCGGTCTATTTTGCCTGGGCTCAAGAAGTCCGACTGTGTAACGTTTGCCCGCATGATCCTGGCTCTTTTTCAAAAATCTTTGTATGACGAGTTGTTAATAGCCAATCATCGTCAACCCAGTGCGGAAACTCGAGTACAGGTTAAGGCTTCCTTGCATCTGCTGCTTGGGATGGCGATCCGATAAAAGTTGTCCTGTGATTAAGCAGACACAAAAAAGAGAAGACAGTTACGAGAAATAAAAAAACGTTTCATAATTTTCCAGTTCTGTGCTGAAAAAGAAGAAGCGTTTTTTTATACTATTAAACAAGCTGTTTGTATCTGGTTCCGGATAGCCAAGTTAACTGGATTATACCGGAACACTTGGCGACCGCGTGAACGGATTCTTACAACGCAATATTTAATATCTTGATTCTTTTTAATTGCTACGCCAACCGGCGATGTCGTCCGGCGAAAATCGATAAGTCAAGGGGCGCTGATAGGCTCTTTCGTAAGCGGTGCACTTTTGCGCGTAGTCTCGTTTCATCATTGCATAACTGTTTTCGCGCACGCTTTTCGTTGGATCCGGGAAAATTGGATCGAGGATTTGCATGCTATAGGTTACCTTATTGAATGACGGACTGATCTGGCGGTTTAAGCTTTTAATCGCGACAAAACATGAGATCACAGGTACATTAAAGCGGGCTGCATAGTAGTATGCGCCGCGTTTTGGCGGCCGAGGTTTTCGGTAGTTGTACCACATTTCCTGTTCCGGATAGATTAGAACTTTGTGACCGCTTTGCAGTACCTTACTCAGTATGCTGGGAAACTTGTGGGCAAGGTAACTGATGTTTGTGGTGATTGGCAAGATGTCTGCGTTGTTGAATATGTAACCCAGCGTTCCGGACATTTTAAGATTGGTAGTCTGGCTGACGATATACAGACGGGGCATACCCAGAGACTTGCGAACGACCAAGTTATCTATGGGGCTAAAATGATTGCTGGTGACAATGGCACCGCCAGGAATCTGGACTAATTTATTCTGACCTGAAATAGTGATGCCATTAGTGAGCCACCGTGCAGTCAGGTTCATACTAGTGCGTACTATCACGTTGTTGATGATGTGGTTCAGAGTGTGCTGACGTGCCAGATAGTCGCGGATGACCGCCTTTTCCTCAGTAGGCTTCAGTCTCGGGTCGCTGACTTCGACCTTATCGTTGAAGCGACCACTCTGAACAGCACGCTGAATGTTTTCGATCACCTGTTCGTGCGGATCTTGGGCTTTTGATTCGATCATAATTGTACCTGTCCTCCTGAAATGGCTAGACTAGCAAACGTGACTTTTTCGTTGCCGGTGACGGCGGCCAATCGCATCAATTCATTTTTGTGTTTAAGATCATTGGCCACCTGCTCAGGGCCGAAGTCGGCTCGAGTTTGGTGCAACTTGCTTGAAACAGCTGGTAACTCATTTGCGTAGTGCCAAAAATAATCACCATTTGGCACATTTTTGTAATGCCATGGTTTGTCAAAAAGGTTGTAGTGAATGATTTTCGGTGTGGTGATCTTCGGCCGTTTGCCTTGTACATTCCAGCTTTCGTCCAAATATCGAAGGCGGTCGCGGGCAATGGCATTAATATAGTCTTGATCCGGGGCCAGACTGTGGAAGTGGTATTGATTGAGCAGGTATAGAAAACGCTCGGAAAAATTGGCTTGCCTAAGTTTATCCAGATCCATTAGCAGAACGCCCGAGTTACAGTATCGGTGGACATCTACACCCACGGCTTTGTTTGTATATTTGCTAGTGGTTGGATTGGCGGCCATGAAAGGATCGATAACGGCTCCCAGCAAAGATCCATGCAGATTTACTTCAAATAAACGAGAGATGTCGGTTGCCACTACTGTGTCCGCATCCAAATAAACAGCGCGGTTAAGTGTAGGAAACAGTTTTGCGATAAACAGCCGAAAGTAGATTGTGTAGGTGAAATAATCGGCGCGCAACTTATTGTTTTTATCTGTGATCTGGGCCTTGAATCGTGTCAGAATTGATTCAAAAACAATCGTAACGTTAGGTGCAGCTTCTGCCAGGAGTTGTGTCTTGTGATCCTGCGTAAGATTCTCGGTCAAAATGATCACGAAATATTTTTTGCTAGGATTACTATTGGCAACTAGCGAATGTAAAGAAACGGTAAGCGGATCAACATAGTTATCATCGACCGAGTAAAAAATGGTGTATGAATTTAACATTGGAATCATCCTTTTCTACGCGTGCGAACAGCTTGATATTCATTGTAAAGACCTTTAGTAGTACTGGAATTAGGATCAAGTATGGTACGAGCAGCCTGTACTTCCCAAGGTTTGATAGTGACTGGGTGAAGCCATGGCCAAAATGACAGTCGAGTGGAAAAATGAAGAAAAACTGTATCTTGATGTGGACCATGCTGATCGTTGAACTTGCGTGGTGCGATTCGCTTAGTGTGCGATAACTTATTGATCGCACTTTGATCCGGCATAAACATATGAGTGGTCAAACAACGTTGACGGCAGCGGGCAAACAGGCCCGTGGTACGAATCATGGTTAAATTCAGCAACAACACGCCAGAATTGATGTAATCGCGTAGGTGCAAACTGTGGTGAAAGAACCACTGACCGTAATGATCGAGTACCCCGACATATTCGGTACCGGTGAGATCTTGATTATAAAAGTGCAACGGATCCTGGCAGCAGAGTACATCGGCGTCAAGATACAATAGCCGGTTGGGCATGCCTGGTACTAAGTCGCTGTACAGGCGCAGCATGCAATATGGAGTGAAGCGGCTTGCAAGATTGGCCGTTGGTGGCAGCTTGGTCATTGCAGTTGTCATATCAACCAGTCGCACCGAGCTTTGCGGATTATGTTTTTTTACCAGATCACGCAATTTAATGACGTAGGAATTACTGAAGGGTTCAAACTGAGTGCCGTCGACTCTGAGCCTGGCAGTGAAGATATAGATATTTAAAGGTTCGTTGGTTTGCTCGAGCAAAGAAATGACAGACAGTAGTACACCATCCTTGACTTGGGCATCACCACAATAGAGTAGGTTCATGCTTGCCGCCTCCTATAGTCGATATGGGAATAAGTACTGGCTTTGGCACGTTGCTGCATTGTATTTTGTACAACTTTTGCCATAGCTTGCCGC of the Oenococcus sp. UCMA 16435 genome contains:
- a CDS encoding putative bacteriocin export ABC transporter, whose amino-acid sequence is MANNKIVKIDGLNKKFKRKNVFSDFSLSVPEKAITTIFGSSGSGKSTLLNIVGLLETYNSGNVELFGQETPKINSRKAMLIRRNKIGYLFQNFGLMEINNIKQNLNIGLQYEKLSVKEKRIKMEQALEQVGLNKKLNDHIYNLSVGERQRVAIARILLKPAELILADEPTGSLDPDNRDYIMKKLLQIKDKGKTILVVSHDSKFKEISDNVVQI
- a CDS encoding helix-turn-helix transcriptional regulator; the encoded protein is MTLGSSLQEARKQKNFTQANIAKKLYVTRQTVSRWEQNKVLPNIYVLYKLSRLYELSLDRLVSESEKNVSGGNPMKNKKNSFKIFKLILFDLFLFS
- a CDS encoding divalent metal cation transporter; translated protein: MADELTKPKKLFSSTEGNVQAQKSLSEVNGSIAVPHNAGFWRTLKAYMGPGVLIAVGYMDPGNWITSIAGGSQFRYTLLSVVLISSLIAMLLQAMAAKLGIVTGKDLAQLTREHTSKGVGIMLWVIAELAIMATDVAEIIGSAIAIRLLFDIPLIVGIVITASDVLILLLLMKLGFHKIEGIVATLVMVILLVFAYEVFLASPSITGILEGYIPVTSILTKNSMLYLSLGIVGATVMPHDLYLGSSISQTRKVDRAKREDVAQAVRFLTIDSNTQLFLAFIVNSLLLILGAALFYGTSSSVGRFVDLFNALSNKAVVGAIASPALSMLFAVALLASGQSSTITGTLSGQIIMEGFIHLKMPMWAQRLLTRLLSVTPVLLFAIYYRGNEAKIEDLLTFSQVFLSVALPFAMIPLVKFSSDKRLMGEFANKPWVCITAWTVTVVLIILNVWLILQTLGLF
- a CDS encoding TetR/AcrR family transcriptional regulator; translation: MSEEADSLRERLITVARTLFVTKGYNATTTREINAVAGTAGGLLYYYFPHGKRQLLDTIIRDGVAGRMAKVQIQLNQASDVSGIEAALMKTFDQIWIVFSAEASYQSFIITIRERALLSAEQSGWLAKLLNKIVVQLTNELATVRSILPGLKKSDCVTFARMILALFQKSLYDELLIANHRQPSAETRVQVKASLHLLLGMAIR
- a CDS encoding 1-acyl-sn-glycerol-3-phosphate acyltransferase, which codes for MIESKAQDPHEQVIENIQRAVQSGRFNDKVEVSDPRLKPTEEKAVIRDYLARQHTLNHIINNVIVRTSMNLTARWLTNGITISGQNKLVQIPGGAIVTSNHFSPIDNLVVRKSLGMPRLYIVSQTTNLKMSGTLGYIFNNADILPITTNISYLAHKFPSILSKVLQSGHKVLIYPEQEMWYNYRKPRPPKRGAYYYAARFNVPVISCFVAIKSLNRQISPSFNKVTYSMQILDPIFPDPTKSVRENSYAMMKRDYAQKCTAYERAYQRPLTYRFSPDDIAGWRSN
- a CDS encoding glycosyltransferase family 8 protein codes for the protein MLNSYTIFYSVDDNYVDPLTVSLHSLVANSNPSKKYFVIILTENLTQDHKTQLLAEAAPNVTIVFESILTRFKAQITDKNNKLRADYFTYTIYFRLFIAKLFPTLNRAVYLDADTVVATDISRLFEVNLHGSLLGAVIDPFMAANPTTSKYTNKAVGVDVHRYCNSGVLLMDLDKLRQANFSERFLYLLNQYHFHSLAPDQDYINAIARDRLRYLDESWNVQGKRPKITTPKIIHYNLFDKPWHYKNVPNGDYFWHYANELPAVSSKLHQTRADFGPEQVANDLKHKNELMRLAAVTGNEKVTFASLAISGGQVQL
- a CDS encoding glycosyltransferase family 8 protein, which codes for MNLLYCGDAQVKDGVLLSVISLLEQTNEPLNIYIFTARLRVDGTQFEPFSNSYVIKLRDLVKKHNPQSSVRLVDMTTAMTKLPPTANLASRFTPYCMLRLYSDLVPGMPNRLLYLDADVLCCQDPLHFYNQDLTGTEYVGVLDHYGQWFFHHSLHLRDYINSGVLLLNLTMIRTTGLFARCRQRCLTTHMFMPDQSAINKLSHTKRIAPRKFNDQHGPHQDTVFLHFSTRLSFWPWLHPVTIKPWEVQAARTILDPNSSTTKGLYNEYQAVRTRRKG